GTTTGATCGTTTGTCGAGCGTGCTTCTCGCCTTGAAAGAATTCAGCGATATCCGTAGGTGAATAATAATCCCTTCTATACGACCATGTCATTGTAAAAGCGACGAATTCAGTGATTCGATCGATTCTTTACGTCAAAGAGTTGCTTATAGGTTAAGAAAACGGTGACTGATACTCTTGCCGCTTGTCAAGAATCACACGGGTAATATTACGAAATTGTATTCAAAAAGTGGGTCACGATCATGACGGTAGTTTGGGAGTCGGCGGACAGCAGTattgagaaagaaattttggtccctggaaaattttcaaagaagccCACGGAACGTTCCAGATGCAGTGTTAGAATCGAGGACGTAAACTCATCGGGGTTGTCCGACAATCCTGAAACTATACACAGCGATTACATTAGGCCATCGTCAACAGGAGAAGTGACGACAACTATCGGAGATGCAGAATGTAGGGTAGACGAGTATATCGAGAGGACGATTCAAACGATGTTCACTGGGGAGCAGAGTTTGGTAAGAATGAAATTAGACGACGCTTTTTGCCTATCGTTTAGGATAAAATTGTTAGTCTGTGAGATGCACGCACCGATTTGGGAATGGTCGTCAAAAGAGAAGTACGACGTGGCGTCGCGTTACAAAGAAGCAGGGGTGCGCCTTTATAAGTCGTCAAGAATCGTTGATGCCTTTTGGAAATTTAGCAAAGCTTGTAAGATCCTAATCAGTTTGGAACCCATCTGTGAGGACGATATAGAAGAACCGCTCAGACATGACGTAGAAAATCTTAGGAGGATCTTGTACAACAACATGGCGGAGTGTCACCTGATACGGAAAAACTTTGAGCACACAGTTTCCCTCTGCCACAAGGTTCTCGAAAGGGATGGGAACAACGTCAAAGCACTCTACAGACGAGCTGTAGCCCGAGAAAATCAAGGGGATTACGAACGAGCCTTGACAGACATGGAAAAAGTCGTCGGATTCCAGCCAAAAAATTCAGCTGCAAAAGAAAGACTTCACGTTTATAGGAGAAAAGTTTACGAAGCTCAGAAGAAGTACGACAATATGGTGAAGAAAATGTTTCACGTATGCGAATGACCGACGTCATCGCCTGATAGTATGTCGCTTGTGTAATAAAACAATCCACTAAATACCTGATTTGTaattataatgtaataatcagtactttttcaatttatataaacaattcattttattcaaccaTGGTTACCCCCTAATGATTTCTGTTAACAAAGCTTCGGTACATAATCCGTAAGGCTTCACCTTTATTAAATCACATCTGtcataattacaaaaatacgcatttatttctaatataataacaaacaaTTGGAACGTAACTTAATTCGCAACAATATTTTACTCCTGATTTCACATACgaatataatgaaaatcaatcattATTCCCCTTGTGTGAGATAATTTTATCCATATTAATTCGCTGTATTAAGTTATTGCAAGCGCTTCAAAATTATGACACATTGGATCGCAAAATAAGACATTCGAGTTATCGCAGACGTATGTAAATCAAGAGTATGGGAGAAGAGTCGAAACTTTACTGACGAAAATATTCTCTTCAGATATCTCGTGCCCAAACTTGTATGGCTACAATTTAAGTagagattttttcacttattctTGTAGGATTTTAACGCAATGAATCAAGAACTAATCATATTCCCTTTGAGGCGTagatgtgtaatatatattttcaacttaAATAATGGCACCTTGCTTAAGGACTTGCTTATCGATTACTTACACATTCGGACTAACGAGTCTGctctacatttttgcaaataaacCTTAAGGTACTACTTAAACTTTCAAACACGCTACAGGCTCACTTTCAGATAAGTAATTAAGCAAGTCATCGTTACTGTGGCCAATATCTTAGCAAATTCAAGAACGGAATtacaaaacgataaaaatttccctGTAATAAATTAATGCAGTACCAAAGAAACTATTAAAATCACATGAGTAATatatgtaaggaaaaaatgtatgtGCCATCACCatttaaaaaagtttatgctttatcatttttacaattgtttgataaaaaatcctCCCGACGGTTTACTTTATTCAATTAGCACTTGTTATTGAGCTTTTGTTCTATTGACtaagaattaatttctaatAAAAACCTTGTGTACCCTAAGTTGTTAAAAACAGCATTCGTCGTACAAAGGTGTTTCCTCGTTTAAATAAAGCATACCaaggaattttataaaatctcaTTCAAGAATGGTGATCTAAAAAATACTGATTACACGTGTTGAGTAAATAATCGATGCAAATATTTGCATATACGTATGAacataattaaaaatgatgaaaaaaaaaacgaaaaaaaaccaccGCAATGTACAAACGAGTAATCAAAATCAATGCTAAAATAGCGTCACAAGGCGTTGTATGTAAAATACATGGCAAGACAGTtaccagcaaaaaaatatgCTACATTATTTTGGAACAGAGTATAGATGcctatataaatacataaatagagagagagagagagagagagagagagaatctaaTAATGTTATCTGTCAATTAGAAACTTTTATGACATAATTTTGAGCTCGGTGTTATTTACCGAGAGCCACAGAATTTAAACAAAGCTTTGtgacattcaggtcagttcaattttatttgtggAAGTATTAATTACGATTCATTTTATCAGGAATTTCTCCCATCAAGTTAgaagaaagttaaaaaaaaaaaaaaaactgaataatcTCAAAGGAGTTACTGTTGCGTATGTTGCAGTATAAATATCACAAAACTTGTATTacaaaaagcaacaaaaataaCGTATGAACCAGATATTATTCGTAGCACGGTCAAATATGCTTTGATTTTTATGTCTACTACCGGCAATGTACTATGACGGAAAACAAATCCCGCCTGGTTCAGTAGTAAAAAGTAATCATCTTTGACCAACCTACAATAATAGCACTGCTTATTGGTAcaagattttatttctataacaATATAATAGCAATGATCATAGATTGTAATAATAACCATAATTTTAACAATCTGACATTGATTAACTATCAGAGTATACTGTACATACATTCACAACTATCATAGGTTGACCTCTTCATTGCCACTGTGTTATTCCTGTGACATATAGcctttaaaaatttcacagcttgtttgataataattgtatgGAATCTGAATTTTAGTCATGccaaaaataagttttttccttctttcttcttttgtaaAATTGCATTATTGTAGTATGCTTTGTTagctttatatttttcttctcatgct
This portion of the Diprion similis isolate iyDipSimi1 chromosome 7, iyDipSimi1.1, whole genome shotgun sequence genome encodes:
- the LOC124408371 gene encoding FK506-binding protein-like, translated to MTVVWESADSSIEKEILVPGKFSKKPTERSRCSVRIEDVNSSGLSDNPETIHSDYIRPSSTGEVTTTIGDAECRVDEYIERTIQTMFTGEQSLVRMKLDDAFCLSFRIKLLVCEMHAPIWEWSSKEKYDVASRYKEAGVRLYKSSRIVDAFWKFSKACKILISLEPICEDDIEEPLRHDVENLRRILYNNMAECHLIRKNFEHTVSLCHKVLERDGNNVKALYRRAVARENQGDYERALTDMEKVVGFQPKNSAAKERLHVYRRKVYEAQKKYDNMVKKMFHVCE